One genomic segment of Mytilus trossulus isolate FHL-02 chromosome 4, PNRI_Mtr1.1.1.hap1, whole genome shotgun sequence includes these proteins:
- the LOC134713891 gene encoding uncharacterized protein LOC134713891 — MGASFAKLNCCKGIRNNKISVVSSSLEIINRNETRPSTEILQELQSVGIISERSGGMRFVVETLTESEMTKPRRLPSISISNDPSRGRLTDKSKASTSKDIYDNEDKELMVEIRRMDALADKGKMAKESARRRQEAKARRDKRLKEKNRKTEQKLRRGNRAEGGHQGAIHQTKREKRKRPARELNTIKPAGLPDVSV, encoded by the exons atgggAGCATCATTTGCTAAACTTAATTGTTGTAAAGGAATACGGAACAACAAAATAAGTGTTGTTTCTAGTTCTCTCGAGATAATAAACAGAAACGAAACGCGACCATCTACAGAAATATTGCAGGAGTTACAGAGTGTTGGGATAATCTCAGAGCGATCCGGTGGTATGAGATTTGTTGTTGAGACATTAACAGAAAGTGAGATGACAAAGCCCAGGAGACTTCCGTCTATCTCTATTTCCAATGACCCATCAAGAGGAAGACTAACTGATAAATCCAAGGCTAGTACGTCAAAAG atatatatgataatgaAGATAAGGAACTTATGGTCGAGATTCGACGAATGGATGCCTTGGCTGATAAag GGAAAATGGCAAAAGAATCGGCCAGAAGAAGGCAGGAAGCAAAAGCAAGAAGAGACAAGcgtctaaaagaaaaaaatagaaaaacggAACAAAAATTAAGGAGAGGAAATAGAGCAGAGGGAGGCCACCAAGGTGCTATCCATCAGACTAAAagagaaaagagaaaaagacCTGCCAGAGAACTAAACACAATCAAACCTGCCGGCTTACCAGATGTGTCcgtataa